One genomic segment of Centropristis striata isolate RG_2023a ecotype Rhode Island chromosome 11, C.striata_1.0, whole genome shotgun sequence includes these proteins:
- the gbx1 gene encoding homeobox protein GBX-1, with translation MQRPGGQGTAFSIDSLIGTPQPRPGHLLYTGYPMFMPYRPLVIPQALSHSPLSSGIPPLAPLASFAGRLTNTFCASLGQGVPSMVALTTTMPSFSDPPDSFYPPQELPGPRLSAADPGARRQESPHSDELHSRDKGSELLNFSETFQTISGETKLYSSDDEKLDLKSADTVCSDREDSSADSENESFSDGNNCGSLSQKSKLKTGSQEALPTGSSAGKSRRRRTAFTSEQLLELEKEFHCKKYLSLTERSQIAHALKLSEVQVKIWFQNRRAKWKRIKAGNVNNRSGEPVRNPKIVVPIPVHVNRFAVRSQHQQIEQGTRP, from the exons ATGCAGAGACCAGGCGGCCAGGGGACGGCGTTCTCAATCGACTCCCTGATAGGGACTCCTCAGCCCAGACCGGGACACCTGCTCTACACGGGCTACCCTATGTTCATGCCGTACAGACCTTTGGTTATCCCACAAGCCTTATCCCACTCGCCTTTATCGTCTGGTATACCTCCACTCGCGCCTTTGGCTTCTTTCGCGGGACGGCTCACCAACACGTTCTGTGCCAGTTTGGGACAGGGGGTGCCCTCCATGGTGGCGCTCACCACCACGATGCCAAGTTTCTCGGATCCTCCGGACAGTTTCTACCCGCCACAAGAACTCCCCGGTCCCCGTTTAAGCGCCGCAGATCCCGGAGCGAGGAGGCAGGAGAGTCCGCACTCTGACGAGCTGCACAGCCGGGACAAGGGCTCAGAGCTGCTCAACTTCTCGGAAACTTTTCAAACAATATCAG GTGAGACCAAACTGTACAGCTCAGACGACGAGAAGCTGGACCTAAAGTCAGCGGACACGGTGTGCAGTGACCGGGAGGACAGCTCCGCAGACAGCGAGAACGAAAGTTTCTCGGACGGGAACAACTGTGGCTCGCTGTCCCAGAAGAGCAAACTAAAAACCGGCTCTCAGGAGGCGCTGCCCACCGGCAGCTCGGCGGGGAAGAGCCGCAGGAGACGAACAGCTTTCACCAGCGAGCAGCTGCTCGAACTGGAAAAGGAGTTTCATTGTAAAAAGTACCTTTCTCTGACTGAGCGCTCGCAGATCGCACACGCACTGAAACTGAGCGAGGTGCAGGTGAAGATCTGGTTTCAGAACCGCAGGGCCAAGTGGAAACGGATCAAAGCCGGCAACGTTAACAACCGGTCTGGAGAACCGGTGAGAAACCCCAAAATCGTGGTCCCCATCCCCGTGCACGTCAACAGGTTCGCTGTGAGGAGTCAGCACCAACAAATAGAGCAAGGGACCAGGCCATGA